The following are encoded together in the Bacillus sp. V2I10 genome:
- a CDS encoding biotin transporter BioY, whose product MKRSLSVYSISVVSMFAALTAVGAFIKIPMPVIPFTLQILFVYLAGALLGSKLGSMSQCLYIAIGLSGLPVFSNGGGLSYIFQPTFGYLMGFAAASFVIGYILERCNQPKLKHFLFAHFTGLIIVYLFGVGYLYLSLNTWIGTGISFGAAFYSGFLLSIFGDLLLCFGASLLALRLYKSVRRPLEKGQVSYFGTAKG is encoded by the coding sequence ATGAAGCGTTCGCTGTCGGTTTATTCCATTTCAGTTGTATCAATGTTTGCAGCTTTAACAGCAGTAGGAGCATTTATTAAAATACCAATGCCGGTTATTCCATTTACATTGCAGATTCTATTTGTCTACCTTGCAGGTGCTTTGCTGGGCAGTAAGCTTGGATCAATGAGTCAATGTCTTTATATTGCAATCGGACTTTCCGGACTGCCGGTATTTTCAAACGGTGGAGGGCTTTCCTATATTTTTCAGCCGACATTCGGTTATTTAATGGGATTTGCTGCCGCCAGTTTTGTCATTGGCTATATCCTTGAGAGATGCAATCAGCCGAAGCTGAAGCATTTTCTGTTCGCCCATTTTACTGGTCTTATCATTGTTTATTTGTTCGGCGTAGGCTATTTATATCTCTCGTTAAACACTTGGATTGGAACAGGGATTTCTTTTGGTGCAGCATTTTACAGCGGTTTTTTGCTGAGTATATTCGGCGACTTGCTTCTTTGTTTTGGAGCATCGCTATTAGCATTAAGATTGTATAAATCTGTGCGCAGGCCGTTAGAAAAAGGTCAAGTATCCTATTTTGGGACAGCTAAAGGATGA
- the bioD gene encoding dethiobiotin synthase, protein MSGVFVTGTDTGIGKTFVTAYLLGILQRSGIKAVPYKPVQSGGRREEGILVAEDIEEYRLAANLPYQQDELCTYCLEEPVSPHLAAKISGVKIDKNRLVNQYLKLQKENDLVIVEGAGGLAVPLAENEDAIYLTKDLIRDLDIPVLIVTHPSLGTINHSLLTAEYAKKNDITILGFIINNVSEKESLMEQDNVRMIEILSGVPVIGKIPYSKGKFESLLNRESLISLEQIVKKQRQNH, encoded by the coding sequence ATGAGCGGAGTATTTGTTACAGGCACAGACACAGGCATTGGCAAAACGTTTGTAACGGCGTATTTACTGGGAATTCTTCAGCGTTCCGGTATAAAAGCCGTACCGTACAAACCAGTTCAAAGTGGCGGAAGGCGGGAGGAGGGCATTCTTGTCGCAGAGGATATTGAAGAATATCGTCTGGCTGCAAATCTGCCCTACCAGCAAGATGAGCTTTGTACATACTGTCTGGAAGAACCCGTGTCACCCCATTTAGCCGCAAAAATATCAGGTGTTAAAATCGATAAGAACCGTTTGGTCAATCAATATCTAAAGCTTCAAAAGGAAAATGATCTTGTGATCGTAGAAGGTGCAGGCGGTCTCGCAGTTCCTCTTGCTGAAAATGAAGATGCAATCTATTTAACGAAAGATCTTATTAGAGATCTCGACATTCCTGTCCTGATTGTCACTCATCCCTCGCTTGGAACGATAAATCATTCTTTGCTGACAGCAGAATATGCAAAGAAAAATGATATAACCATTCTTGGATTTATCATCAACAATGTGTCTGAGAAAGAGTCTTTAATGGAACAGGACAATGTGCGGATGATTGAAATCTTGAGCGGGGTGCCTGTGATTGGGAAAATTCCATACTCGAAGGGAAAGTTTGAAAGTCTATTAAATAGAGAGTCTCTTATTTCATTGGAACAAATCGTGAAAAAACAGCGGCAAAATCATTGA
- the rnhC gene encoding ribonuclease HIII has product MSNAVIKIDQPTILKMKSYYSSDLGSKLPPGAVFTAKSNGCTITAYKSGKVLFQGNLAAEEAEKWSKPEQKTTKKPSKPLTVFSPPANISTLSIIGSDEVGTGDFFGPITVVAAYVKKEQIPLLQELGVKDSKHLNDKQITAIAKNLLSIVPYSLLVLHNEKYNQLQSTGMSQGKMKAILHNQAINKLYDKIEPEVPEAVLIDQFAEPSIYFKHLSGNSYRKENTFFSTKAEGIHLAVAAASILARYAFLKEMDRLSEKAGMTLPKGAGAKVDEAAAAIIVKKGESTLKSLTKFHFANTDKAKKLAARKKDR; this is encoded by the coding sequence TTGTCCAATGCCGTTATTAAAATCGATCAGCCGACCATCCTGAAAATGAAATCCTATTACTCTTCGGATTTGGGCTCAAAGCTCCCGCCGGGTGCTGTGTTTACTGCTAAATCAAATGGATGTACCATTACTGCCTATAAGTCAGGAAAAGTTCTGTTTCAGGGTAATCTGGCAGCGGAAGAAGCAGAAAAGTGGTCTAAGCCAGAGCAAAAGACTACTAAGAAACCTTCGAAGCCACTTACTGTTTTTAGTCCGCCGGCGAACATATCCACTCTCTCCATCATAGGATCGGATGAAGTCGGAACCGGTGATTTCTTCGGCCCGATTACCGTGGTTGCAGCCTATGTGAAAAAAGAGCAGATTCCGCTGCTTCAGGAATTAGGCGTAAAAGATTCGAAGCATTTAAATGATAAACAAATTACAGCCATTGCCAAAAATCTGCTATCTATCGTACCCTACAGTCTGCTAGTCCTGCATAATGAAAAATACAATCAGCTGCAGAGCACTGGGATGTCACAAGGGAAAATGAAGGCCATCCTTCATAATCAGGCAATCAACAAACTTTACGACAAAATTGAGCCGGAAGTGCCGGAAGCTGTGCTGATCGATCAATTTGCAGAGCCTTCCATCTATTTCAAGCATCTTAGCGGAAATTCCTACCGTAAAGAAAATACTTTTTTCAGCACAAAAGCAGAAGGAATACACCTTGCGGTTGCAGCTGCTTCTATTTTGGCAAGATACGCCTTCCTTAAGGAAATGGATCGTCTGTCTGAAAAAGCCGGCATGACACTTCCCAAAGGTGCTGGAGCGAAGGTTGACGAAGCTGCAGCAGCAATCATTGTGAAAAAAGGAGAAAGCACATTAAAAAGCTTAACAAAGTTTCATTTTGCCAATACAGACAAAGCAAAAAAATTGGCTGCAAGAAAAAAGGATAGATGA
- the zapA gene encoding cell division protein ZapA, with amino-acid sequence MEDFSLDNHSKKKTTVDIYGQQFSIVGTESTSHVRLVASIVDDKMREIGSKSPNLDINKLAVLTAVNVVHDYLKLRDEFEKLEKQIIEKD; translated from the coding sequence ATGGAGGATTTTTCGTTGGATAACCACTCAAAAAAGAAAACGACAGTTGATATATATGGACAGCAATTTTCAATAGTAGGCACGGAAAGCACAAGTCATGTGCGCCTGGTGGCTTCTATTGTTGATGATAAAATGCGTGAAATCGGCAGCAAAAGTCCTAATCTTGATATTAATAAGCTGGCAGTCTTAACTGCAGTGAATGTTGTGCATGACTATTTAAAATTAAGAGATGAATTTGAAAAACTAGAGAAACAAATCATAGAAAAGGATTGA
- a CDS encoding CvpA family protein — translation MLDIALFIILAMGLLVGLKRGFILQFIHLTGFIIAYIVAYKYFGVLAPKLELWVPYPTLGESGSAISFFTGGNLEDAYYRAVAFVILFIGTKILLQVVGSMLDFVTYLPILKQLNKWAGAILGFLEIYLILFILLFIGGLLPVPEVQSAMGDSGLAKVIVHHTPYFSDKVQELWLQYAPN, via the coding sequence ATGCTTGATATTGCACTTTTCATCATCCTGGCAATGGGCCTGTTAGTCGGATTAAAACGCGGCTTTATTCTTCAATTCATACATCTTACTGGGTTTATCATCGCCTATATTGTAGCATATAAATACTTTGGTGTTTTGGCGCCAAAGTTAGAGCTGTGGGTTCCATACCCAACGCTTGGCGAGAGCGGATCGGCTATTTCCTTTTTTACAGGCGGAAATCTTGAAGATGCTTACTATAGAGCCGTAGCGTTTGTCATTTTATTTATCGGCACAAAGATCTTGCTGCAAGTAGTAGGATCTATGCTTGATTTTGTTACATACCTTCCAATTCTTAAACAGCTGAATAAATGGGCTGGCGCCATTTTAGGATTTCTTGAAATCTATTTAATTCTTTTTATCTTGCTGTTTATTGGCGGGCTGCTTCCGGTTCCGGAAGTACAGTCAGCAATGGGGGATTCAGGACTTGCAAAAGTAATCGTTCATCACACGCCGTATTTTTCTGATAAAGTTCAGGAATTATGGCTGCAATATGCACCGAATTAA
- the polX gene encoding DNA polymerase/3'-5' exonuclease PolX, with amino-acid sequence MSVHKKDVIKLLEYIAVHMELKGENPFKIAAFRKAANALETDERSLSSIEDFTKIAGIGKGTAAVITEFIQAGKSETLEQLQSEVPQGLIPLLKLPGLGGKKIAKLYKELGVTDVDSLKKACLEEKVQSLAGFGKKTEEKILAAIAEIGTRPERLPLSFALPIAEEIETYLESCEEVQKYSRAGSLRRMRETVKDLDFIIATEHPQYVRDQLIKIPNLSEIIANGDTKVSVQLQYEYEIGVDFRLVTLDEFATTLHHFTGSKDHNVKMRQLAKERGEKISEYGVENSETGEITTFSTEEEFYAHFDLPFFPPEIREDGTEVEKYLKDTKLISADDIKGDLHMHSTWSDGAFTISEMAEACRMRGYEYMAITDHSQYLKVANGLTPERLKAQRDEIDKLNEQYEDFKIFAGVEMDILPDGTLDYDDEVLEGMDFVIASIHSSFSQSQDIIMQRLKTALESHHVDMIAHPTGRLIGKRNGYEPNVEMLIQLAKETNTVLELNANPNRLDLSAEHIKKAHESGVKLAINTDAHNIDMLEDMKTGVSTAIKGWVKAENVINTWDLNQLQSFFNRHNK; translated from the coding sequence ATGAGCGTACATAAAAAAGATGTGATTAAATTACTTGAGTATATAGCTGTACACATGGAACTAAAAGGAGAAAATCCATTTAAGATTGCTGCTTTCCGCAAAGCTGCCAATGCACTCGAAACAGATGAGCGGAGCTTGTCTTCAATTGAGGATTTTACAAAAATCGCAGGAATCGGAAAAGGAACAGCTGCGGTTATCACTGAGTTTATTCAAGCAGGCAAATCTGAAACTCTGGAGCAGCTTCAGTCAGAAGTTCCGCAAGGGCTGATTCCATTGTTGAAACTCCCAGGACTTGGAGGCAAAAAAATTGCAAAGCTTTATAAAGAGCTTGGGGTAACGGACGTTGATTCTCTAAAAAAAGCTTGTCTTGAAGAAAAGGTTCAGAGTCTTGCCGGATTCGGGAAAAAAACAGAAGAAAAAATTCTTGCTGCGATTGCTGAAATTGGAACGCGTCCTGAAAGGCTGCCGTTATCATTTGCTCTGCCGATTGCAGAGGAAATTGAGACGTATTTGGAATCGTGTGAAGAGGTTCAAAAGTACAGCAGGGCAGGCAGTCTCAGGCGAATGAGAGAGACCGTCAAAGATTTGGATTTTATTATCGCAACGGAACACCCCCAGTATGTCAGAGATCAGCTCATAAAAATCCCTAATCTCTCTGAAATCATTGCAAACGGAGACACAAAGGTCTCTGTTCAGCTGCAATATGAATATGAAATCGGTGTAGATTTTCGTTTAGTTACTCTTGATGAATTTGCTACCACACTTCATCATTTTACCGGTTCAAAGGATCACAACGTAAAAATGCGGCAGCTTGCAAAGGAACGCGGCGAAAAAATAAGCGAATATGGTGTGGAAAATAGTGAGACAGGTGAAATCACAACTTTTTCAACAGAAGAAGAATTTTACGCTCACTTTGATCTTCCTTTCTTTCCGCCTGAAATCCGGGAAGACGGGACAGAAGTAGAAAAATACCTGAAGGATACCAAGCTGATATCTGCCGATGATATAAAAGGCGATCTTCATATGCACTCAACTTGGAGCGATGGAGCTTTTACAATCAGTGAAATGGCAGAAGCGTGCAGAATGCGCGGGTATGAGTATATGGCTATTACGGATCATTCCCAGTATCTTAAAGTGGCAAATGGCCTGACTCCTGAACGATTGAAAGCTCAGCGGGATGAGATTGACAAATTAAATGAACAATATGAGGATTTTAAAATCTTTGCAGGAGTTGAAATGGACATTCTGCCGGATGGCACTCTTGATTATGATGATGAAGTATTAGAAGGCATGGACTTTGTCATTGCATCCATTCATTCCAGCTTTTCTCAATCACAGGATATCATTATGCAGCGACTGAAGACGGCTCTTGAAAGTCATCATGTGGATATGATCGCACACCCTACAGGCAGGCTGATAGGCAAGAGAAACGGATATGAGCCGAATGTTGAGATGCTGATTCAGCTTGCAAAAGAAACGAATACTGTTTTAGAGCTGAATGCAAATCCGAACAGACTGGATTTAAGTGCTGAGCACATTAAAAAAGCACATGAATCAGGTGTAAAACTTGCAATTAATACAGATGCACATAATATAGACATGCTTGAAGATATGAAAACAGGTGTTTCAACAGCAATTAAAGGATGGGTGAAAGCAGAAAACGTAATCAATACTTGGGATCTGAATCAACTGCAATCCTTTTTTAACAGGCATAATAAGTAG
- a CDS encoding endonuclease MutS2 has product MQQRVFKVLEFNKVKEQLLKHISSSLAKEKVEKLVPSTDYDEVRKWQEQTDEASKVLRLKGNAPLGGLVDIRQSIKRSQIGGMLNPHELMEIAGTLYAGKHMKRFIEDMVENGIDIPHLDGFAAEIQPLQELEQHILHCIGDNGEVLDGASDALRSIRTSLRTTESRVREKLESMIRSSSAQKMLSDAIITIRNDRYVIPVKQEYRSAYGGIVHDQSSSGATLFIEPQAVVDLNNTLQQARMKEKIEIDRILTEITVKVAEEADPLLINVEALSEMDFMFTKAAYAKKIKASKPEMNNSGRIKLFKARHPLLNAEEVVANDIELGREFTTIVITGPNTGGKTVTLKTVGLFTLMAQSGLQIPSLDGSEMAVFENVYADIGDEQSIEQSLSTFSSHMVNIVDILKRVDNNSLVLFDELGAGTDPQEGAALAISILDEVHHRGARVIATTHYPELKAYGYNREGVVNASVEFNIETLSPTYKLLIGVPGRSNAFEISKRLGLMQTVIDRAKSHMSTESNEVDSMIASLEESKKRSDTELTEAEQLRKDAEKLHSELQNQILSFNEERDKLYEQAEKKAAEKVEAAKAEADSIIRELRKMQKEHRTGIKEHELIEAKKRLEEAVPEFEKSSKQPKSKPQKHQYAEGDEVKVISFNQKGHLLSKVGDQEWQVQIGILKMKVKEDDLQYISRPKPVETKPLAMVKGKDYHVSLELDLRGERYENALLRVEKYMDDAVLAGYPRISIIHGKGTGALRTGVQEYLKKHRNVKSTRYGESGEGGSGVTIVELK; this is encoded by the coding sequence GTGCAGCAGCGTGTGTTTAAAGTATTAGAATTCAATAAAGTGAAAGAACAGCTTCTAAAGCATATATCTTCTTCTTTAGCAAAGGAAAAAGTAGAGAAGCTTGTTCCATCCACTGATTATGATGAGGTAAGGAAATGGCAGGAGCAGACTGATGAGGCTTCAAAAGTCCTAAGGCTGAAAGGAAATGCTCCCCTAGGCGGTCTCGTTGATATTCGCCAAAGCATTAAACGGTCTCAAATCGGCGGAATGCTGAATCCGCATGAGCTGATGGAGATTGCCGGAACTCTTTATGCAGGCAAGCACATGAAAAGGTTTATTGAGGACATGGTGGAAAATGGAATCGACATCCCCCATTTGGACGGATTCGCGGCTGAAATTCAGCCACTGCAGGAGTTAGAACAGCACATTCTTCACTGTATTGGTGATAATGGAGAGGTTCTGGACGGAGCAAGCGATGCTCTTCGTTCAATCCGGACATCATTAAGAACAACAGAGTCCAGGGTTAGAGAAAAGCTTGAGTCGATGATCCGATCCTCATCTGCTCAAAAAATGCTATCTGACGCGATTATTACCATACGTAATGACAGGTATGTGATTCCTGTTAAGCAGGAATACCGTTCAGCATACGGCGGTATTGTCCATGATCAGTCTTCATCAGGGGCAACCTTATTCATCGAGCCTCAGGCAGTGGTTGACTTAAACAATACGCTTCAGCAGGCGCGCATGAAAGAGAAAATCGAAATTGACCGCATTTTAACAGAAATTACTGTGAAAGTGGCTGAAGAAGCTGATCCTCTTTTGATTAATGTGGAAGCCCTGAGCGAAATGGATTTTATGTTTACGAAAGCAGCGTACGCGAAAAAAATAAAAGCTTCAAAGCCAGAAATGAATAACAGCGGAAGAATTAAGCTGTTTAAAGCAAGACATCCGCTTTTGAATGCCGAAGAAGTTGTCGCAAATGACATTGAACTTGGCAGGGAGTTTACGACAATTGTTATAACAGGTCCGAATACAGGCGGAAAAACAGTAACCCTTAAAACGGTCGGTCTTTTTACATTGATGGCGCAATCCGGCCTGCAGATTCCATCTCTTGACGGTTCTGAAATGGCTGTATTTGAAAATGTATATGCTGATATAGGAGACGAACAGTCAATTGAACAAAGCTTAAGTACGTTTTCTTCTCACATGGTAAACATTGTTGATATTTTAAAACGCGTTGACAATAACAGCCTCGTCCTATTCGATGAGCTGGGTGCAGGAACAGATCCGCAGGAAGGCGCTGCACTTGCCATCTCCATTTTGGATGAAGTTCATCATCGCGGGGCAAGAGTGATCGCCACAACGCATTATCCTGAACTGAAAGCTTATGGATATAACCGTGAAGGTGTTGTCAATGCAAGTGTTGAATTCAATATTGAAACATTAAGCCCGACTTATAAGCTTTTAATCGGCGTTCCCGGCCGAAGCAATGCATTTGAAATTTCAAAGCGGCTAGGTCTTATGCAAACTGTCATAGACCGAGCAAAATCTCATATGAGTACTGAGAGCAATGAAGTAGATTCAATGATTGCCTCGCTTGAAGAGAGCAAAAAACGCTCTGACACAGAGCTTACTGAAGCAGAACAGCTGCGTAAAGATGCAGAAAAGCTTCATTCAGAGCTGCAAAATCAAATTCTTTCTTTTAACGAAGAACGCGATAAGCTTTACGAACAGGCAGAAAAGAAAGCGGCAGAAAAAGTGGAAGCTGCAAAAGCGGAAGCAGACTCCATTATCCGTGAATTAAGAAAGATGCAAAAAGAACACCGGACAGGTATTAAAGAACATGAATTAATCGAAGCCAAAAAACGTCTTGAAGAAGCGGTGCCTGAGTTTGAAAAAAGCAGCAAGCAGCCGAAGAGCAAGCCGCAGAAGCATCAGTATGCAGAAGGCGATGAAGTGAAAGTCATCAGCTTCAACCAAAAAGGGCATCTTCTGTCAAAAGTAGGCGACCAAGAATGGCAGGTGCAGATCGGCATTCTGAAAATGAAGGTGAAAGAAGATGATCTGCAGTACATCAGCAGACCTAAGCCTGTTGAAACCAAGCCTCTTGCAATGGTAAAAGGCAAGGATTATCATGTCTCCCTCGAACTTGATTTAAGAGGTGAACGGTATGAAAATGCTCTCCTCAGAGTAGAAAAATATATGGACGATGCTGTGCTCGCCGGCTATCCAAGAATTTCAATTATTCACGGCAAAGGGACTGGAGCACTTCGAACAGGAGTGCAGGAATACTTGAAAAAGCATAGAAACGTTAAGAGCACCCGGTACGGGGAATCCGGCGAGGGCGGTTCAGGCGTTACGATTGTTGAATTAAAATAA
- a CDS encoding DUF350 domain-containing protein yields the protein MNQFWENEFVQTAAYFSVVILCIVVFLTIFELVTKYNNWEEIQKGNLAVAMTTGGKIFGIANVFRFSIGQHDTLLEMVGWGMFGFILLLLGYFIYEFLTPKFRIDDEIQNDNRAVGFISMVISIGLSYVIGAGI from the coding sequence ATGAATCAATTTTGGGAGAATGAATTCGTTCAGACAGCAGCGTATTTTAGCGTAGTCATCTTATGCATTGTTGTGTTTTTGACCATTTTTGAACTGGTGACGAAATATAATAACTGGGAAGAAATTCAAAAAGGGAATCTTGCAGTTGCAATGACGACGGGCGGAAAGATATTTGGAATTGCCAATGTGTTCCGTTTTTCAATTGGGCAGCATGATACCCTTCTTGAGATGGTTGGCTGGGGAATGTTTGGCTTCATATTATTGCTTTTAGGCTATTTTATCTATGAGTTTTTAACGCCTAAATTCAGAATAGATGATGAAATTCAAAATGACAATCGTGCGGTAGGCTTTATTTCAATGGTGATTTCAATTGGTCTATCTTACGTTATCGGCGCAGGCATTTAA
- a CDS encoding AMP-binding protein, protein MEVQKPWLHLYPEEIPHYAEIDNKPLQSYLAQAAQEFPTKTAIHFLGKELTFTEIYEQSLKLAGYLQELGLKKDERVSIMLPNCPQAVIAYYGILFAGGIVVQTNPLYMERELEYQLNDSDAKYIITLDLLYPRVSKMKALTSIEHIIATSIKDYLPFPKNLLYPFVQKKQNQIVVKIEHSGHTHLFKEIMKRQHTSIEEIETNPKEDIALLQYTGGTTGFPKGVMLTHENLVANTSMCSSWMYKCKRGEESVLGILPFFHVYGMTAVMNLSIMQGFKMILLPKFDATDTLKAIDKLKPTLFPGAPTIYIALLNHPDLKNYDLSSVESCISGSAPLPAEVQEKFERETGGKLVEGYGLSEASPVTHSNFIWSHRKKGSIGVPWPNTDSIILSFETGKQAEYNELGEIAVRGPQVMKGYWKKQEETDAVLRDGWLLTGDIGYMDEEGYFYIVDRKKDMIIAGGFNIYPREIEEVLYEHEKVQEVVVAGIPDPYRGETVKAYIVLKEGAVATEQEFDEFARKHMAAYKIPKIYEFRKELPKTAVGKILRRSLVEEEKEKLKNAN, encoded by the coding sequence ATGGAAGTTCAAAAACCTTGGCTTCATCTATATCCTGAAGAAATACCTCATTATGCTGAAATTGACAACAAGCCTCTTCAATCTTATCTCGCACAAGCAGCACAAGAATTTCCGACAAAAACAGCTATTCACTTTTTAGGCAAGGAACTGACTTTTACAGAGATTTATGAACAATCTTTAAAACTTGCAGGCTACCTCCAGGAACTTGGATTAAAGAAAGACGAAAGAGTATCCATTATGCTCCCGAATTGTCCACAGGCAGTGATTGCTTACTATGGAATCTTATTTGCGGGAGGTATTGTCGTTCAAACAAATCCGCTGTACATGGAAAGGGAGCTTGAGTATCAACTGAATGATTCTGATGCGAAATACATCATTACGCTTGATCTCCTTTACCCAAGAGTCTCAAAAATGAAAGCGCTGACAAGCATTGAGCATATTATTGCGACAAGCATAAAAGATTATCTCCCTTTCCCGAAAAATCTTCTGTACCCGTTTGTGCAGAAAAAGCAAAATCAAATCGTGGTAAAAATAGAGCACAGCGGACACACGCATTTATTCAAAGAAATCATGAAACGGCAGCACACTTCTATTGAGGAAATAGAAACAAATCCTAAAGAGGACATTGCCTTGCTGCAGTATACAGGAGGTACAACCGGTTTTCCAAAAGGAGTTATGCTGACGCATGAAAATCTGGTTGCAAATACGTCCATGTGCTCATCCTGGATGTATAAATGTAAACGCGGAGAAGAATCCGTGCTTGGCATATTGCCGTTTTTCCATGTTTACGGGATGACAGCGGTTATGAATCTATCGATTATGCAAGGTTTTAAAATGATCCTGCTCCCCAAATTCGATGCGACAGATACGCTTAAAGCTATTGATAAATTAAAACCGACCCTATTCCCGGGAGCTCCTACTATTTATATTGCATTACTAAATCATCCGGATCTGAAAAACTATGATCTTTCATCCGTGGAATCGTGTATAAGCGGATCAGCTCCTCTTCCGGCAGAAGTTCAGGAGAAGTTCGAGCGCGAAACTGGCGGTAAGCTTGTGGAAGGATACGGCTTGTCAGAAGCATCCCCTGTTACGCACTCCAACTTCATCTGGTCGCACCGGAAAAAAGGAAGCATCGGTGTGCCTTGGCCTAATACAGACTCTATTATTCTGTCTTTTGAAACAGGCAAGCAGGCAGAATACAATGAGCTTGGAGAAATTGCTGTGAGAGGTCCGCAGGTTATGAAAGGGTATTGGAAAAAACAAGAGGAAACTGATGCCGTATTAAGAGACGGCTGGCTTTTAACCGGTGACATTGGATATATGGACGAAGAAGGATATTTCTATATCGTTGACCGGAAAAAAGATATGATTATCGCCGGGGGATTCAACATTTATCCGCGTGAAATCGAAGAGGTTTTATATGAGCACGAAAAAGTGCAGGAAGTAGTAGTAGCCGGTATTCCCGATCCTTACCGGGGAGAAACGGTAAAGGCATATATCGTTTTAAAAGAAGGGGCTGTGGCGACAGAGCAGGAATTTGATGAATTTGCCCGCAAACATATGGCAGCTTACAAGATCCCAAAAATCTATGAATTCCGCAAAGAGCTGCCAAAAACAGCAGTCGGAAAAATTTTGAGGCGCTCACTTGTAGAAGAAGAAAAAGAAAAACTGAAAAATGCCAATTAA
- a CDS encoding TetR/AcrR family transcriptional regulator, producing the protein MKQKRPKYLQIIDAAVIVIAENGYHHAQVSKIAKQAGVADGTIYLYFKNKEDILISLFQEKMGVFIEKIQQEIAGKDTAAEKLYMLIEKHFSLLAEDHHLAIVTQLELRQSNKELRLRINEVLKGYLNILDSIIQTGKETSEFSEALDIRLARQMIFGTIDETVTTWVMNDQKFDLTALAGSVHELMIKGCGRV; encoded by the coding sequence TTGAAACAGAAAAGACCAAAATATCTCCAAATTATAGATGCAGCTGTCATTGTCATCGCTGAAAACGGCTATCATCATGCACAGGTTTCAAAGATTGCCAAGCAGGCGGGAGTCGCAGACGGAACCATTTATCTTTATTTTAAGAATAAAGAAGACATCCTGATTTCCTTGTTTCAGGAAAAAATGGGCGTATTTATCGAAAAAATCCAACAAGAAATAGCAGGAAAGGACACGGCGGCGGAGAAGTTATACATGTTGATAGAAAAACATTTTTCTCTTTTAGCTGAAGATCATCATCTTGCCATCGTTACCCAGCTTGAACTCAGGCAGTCAAATAAAGAATTGCGCCTGAGAATCAACGAGGTTCTGAAAGGATATTTAAATATTCTTGATTCGATTATTCAAACAGGAAAAGAAACATCCGAATTCAGTGAAGCCCTGGATATACGCTTAGCGAGGCAGATGATATTTGGAACCATTGATGAAACGGTGACAACATGGGTCATGAATGATCAGAAATTTGATTTAACTGCACTTGCAGGAAGCGTTCATGAACTCATGATCAAAGGCTGCGGAAGGGTTTAA
- a CDS encoding enoyl-CoA hydratase: protein MSYLNVKVEDYVAVVTIHQPPANALSSYVLKELSSLMDEFEANNKVRVIVINGEGRFFSAGADIKEFVSVPNGAEFSKLAANGQELFERIETFSKPVIASIHGAALGGGLELAMSCHVRLVTENAKLGLPELQLGLIPGFSGSQRLPKYVGEAKALEMLLTSEPISGAEAVKYGLANHAFAEESLLDETMKLAKKFAAKSPISVSAAIDLINASKTLPYHDRVKKEAGYFGTVFESADAKEGISAFLEKRQPQFKGE from the coding sequence GTGAGTTATTTAAATGTTAAAGTAGAAGATTATGTTGCGGTCGTAACCATTCACCAACCTCCCGCAAATGCCCTTTCATCTTATGTTTTGAAAGAGCTTTCATCCCTTATGGATGAGTTTGAAGCAAATAATAAAGTCAGGGTCATTGTCATTAATGGCGAGGGACGATTCTTCTCTGCAGGGGCTGACATAAAGGAATTTGTTTCAGTGCCGAATGGTGCAGAGTTCTCTAAGCTTGCTGCAAACGGACAGGAACTTTTTGAGAGAATTGAAACATTTTCAAAACCTGTCATCGCGTCAATTCATGGTGCTGCTCTAGGCGGGGGCCTTGAGCTTGCAATGAGCTGCCATGTAAGACTTGTCACTGAGAATGCAAAGCTTGGGCTGCCTGAGCTTCAGCTTGGACTTATTCCAGGCTTCTCAGGGTCGCAGCGTCTTCCCAAGTATGTTGGAGAAGCAAAAGCTCTTGAAATGCTGCTGACAAGTGAACCGATTTCAGGAGCAGAGGCAGTCAAGTACGGTCTTGCCAACCATGCTTTTGCAGAAGAATCCTTATTAGATGAAACGATGAAGCTTGCAAAGAAATTTGCTGCGAAAAGTCCGATATCTGTCAGTGCAGCCATTGATTTAATCAATGCTTCTAAAACCCTTCCGTATCATGATCGGGTGAAAAAAGAAGCGGGCTATTTCGGGACTGTATTTGAAAGCGCAGATGCAAAAGAAGGAATCAGTGCTTTTCTTGAGAAAAGACAGCCTCAGTTTAAAGGCGAATAA